A region from the Pseudonocardia petroleophila genome encodes:
- the secF gene encoding protein translocase subunit SecF — protein sequence MPSVFARLYTGTGAFDVVGRRKTWYVAFGVLVAVCVVSIVLRGFNLGIDFTGGTQIQFPTAGTSAPVEVESVRAVYEQAVGEEPAAVQVAGTGAAQSVQIRSETLDAAQLVTLKDALFAEFAPVGPDGVPSQSAISDSAVSGSWGDQITRQALIALAVFLVLVTVFLAFYFERSMAIAALVALVHDVVVTAGIYSIIGFEVTPSTVIGLLTILGFSLYDTVVVFDKVKENTRGLLGLSRRTYGEAANLALNQTLMRSINTSLIAVLPVLGLLVIGVGLLGVGTLADLALVQMVGIIAGAVSSLLLATPLLVDLKMRDPKFREQAERVRMRRLRATAPAGDAPDVGDDTALAAELRKEKAFTAASGVPARAATAASAGGAKKPTARRPQANRPTGRRRT from the coding sequence ATGCCCAGCGTGTTCGCCCGGCTCTACACCGGCACCGGCGCGTTCGACGTCGTCGGCCGGCGGAAGACCTGGTACGTCGCGTTCGGCGTGCTGGTGGCCGTGTGCGTCGTGTCGATCGTGCTGCGGGGGTTCAACCTCGGCATCGACTTCACCGGCGGCACCCAGATCCAGTTCCCGACGGCGGGCACGAGCGCGCCCGTCGAGGTCGAGTCGGTGCGCGCGGTCTACGAGCAGGCGGTCGGCGAGGAGCCCGCCGCGGTGCAGGTCGCGGGCACCGGCGCCGCCCAGTCGGTGCAGATCCGCTCCGAGACCCTCGACGCCGCCCAGCTCGTCACGCTCAAGGACGCCCTGTTCGCCGAGTTCGCGCCGGTGGGTCCGGACGGCGTCCCGAGCCAGAGCGCGATCAGCGACAGCGCGGTCAGCGGCAGCTGGGGCGACCAGATCACCCGCCAGGCGCTGATCGCGCTCGCGGTGTTCCTCGTGCTGGTCACGGTGTTCCTGGCGTTCTACTTCGAGCGGTCCATGGCGATCGCCGCGCTGGTGGCGCTGGTGCACGACGTCGTCGTCACCGCGGGGATCTACTCCATCATCGGGTTCGAGGTCACGCCGTCCACGGTGATCGGCCTGCTGACGATCCTCGGCTTCTCCCTCTACGACACCGTCGTGGTGTTCGACAAGGTCAAGGAGAACACCCGGGGTCTGCTCGGGCTGTCCCGGCGCACCTACGGCGAGGCCGCCAACCTCGCGCTGAACCAGACGCTGATGCGCTCGATCAACACCTCGCTCATCGCGGTCCTGCCGGTGCTCGGCCTGCTGGTGATCGGCGTGGGGCTGCTCGGCGTCGGCACGCTCGCCGACCTCGCGCTCGTGCAGATGGTGGGCATCATCGCCGGTGCGGTCTCGTCGCTGCTGCTGGCCACGCCGCTGCTCGTCGACCTGAAGATGCGCGACCCGAAGTTCCGCGAGCAGGCCGAGCGGGTCCGGATGCGCCGCCTGCGGGCGACCGCCCCCGCCGGCGACGCCCCGGACGTCGGCGACGACACCGCGCTGGCCGCCGAGCTGCGCAAGGAGAAGGCGTTCACGGCCGCGTCCGGGGTCCCGGCGCGCGCCGCCACGGCCGCGTCGGCGGGCGGGGCGAAGAAGCCGACGGCCCGGCGGCCGCAGGCCAACCGCCCCACCGGGCGTCGGCGCACGTGA
- the ruvB gene encoding Holliday junction branch migration DNA helicase RuvB: MGELSAAAEPEDVEVDASLRPRNLTEFIGQPRVREQLELVLQGAQGRGTPPDHILLSGPPGLGKTSLALIVAEELGAAVRLTSGPALERAGDLAAMLSNLAPGDVLFIDEIHRIARPAEEMLYLAMEDFRVDVVVGKGPGATSIPLDIAPFTLVGATTRSGALTGPLRDRFGFTAHMEFYEPHELERVLRRAAVILGVDLHPDGAEEIAGRSRGTPRIANRLLRRVRDFAEVRADGRVTRAVARDALAVYDVDELGLDRLDRAVLGALVRSFGGGPVGVSTLAVAVGEEPGTVEEVCEPYLVRAGMLARTPRGRVATASAWAHLGLTAPPDVLPGGPPPLF, from the coding sequence GTGGGTGAGCTGAGCGCGGCCGCCGAGCCGGAGGACGTCGAGGTCGACGCCTCGCTGCGTCCCCGCAACCTCACCGAGTTCATCGGCCAGCCGCGGGTGCGCGAGCAGCTCGAGCTGGTGCTGCAGGGCGCCCAGGGCCGCGGGACCCCGCCCGACCACATCCTGCTGTCCGGACCGCCCGGGCTGGGCAAGACGAGCCTCGCGCTGATCGTGGCCGAGGAGCTGGGGGCCGCGGTGCGGCTCACCTCGGGCCCGGCGCTGGAGCGGGCGGGCGACCTCGCCGCGATGCTGTCCAACCTCGCTCCCGGCGACGTGCTGTTCATCGACGAGATCCACCGCATCGCCCGCCCCGCCGAGGAGATGCTCTACCTCGCGATGGAGGACTTCCGGGTCGACGTCGTCGTGGGCAAGGGCCCGGGCGCGACGTCGATCCCGCTCGACATCGCCCCGTTCACCCTGGTCGGGGCCACGACCCGGTCCGGGGCGCTGACCGGTCCGCTGCGCGACCGGTTCGGGTTCACCGCGCACATGGAGTTCTACGAGCCGCACGAGCTGGAGCGGGTGCTGCGCCGCGCCGCGGTGATCCTGGGCGTCGACCTGCACCCGGACGGCGCCGAGGAGATCGCCGGGCGCTCCCGCGGCACGCCCCGCATCGCCAACCGGCTGCTGCGCCGGGTCCGCGACTTCGCGGAGGTCCGGGCCGACGGCCGGGTCACCCGCGCGGTCGCCCGCGACGCGCTGGCCGTCTACGACGTCGACGAGCTGGGCCTCGACCGCCTGGACCGGGCCGTGCTCGGGGCGCTGGTGCGGTCCTTCGGCGGCGGCCCGGTGGGGGTCTCGACGCTGGCCGTCGCCGTGGGGGAGGAGCCGGGTACCGTCGAGGAGGTCTGCGAGCCCTACCTCGTCCGTGCCGGCATGCTCGCCCGCACACCGCGGGGACGGGTCGCCACGGCGTCGGCCTGGGCCCATCTGGGTCTCACCGCTCCGCCGGACGTCCTCCCGGGTGGCCCTCCGCCGTTGTTCTGA
- the yajC gene encoding preprotein translocase subunit YajC, which yields MDLSLLFPLFILLLFIPIFLSGRKQRRQMAEMQQMQSELAVGDIVVTTSGLRATVVDASYEETVDLEIADDVVTTWVRAAVREKVVATEEAAADTDDAPPSLVKDNDSNGATQS from the coding sequence ATGGACCTCTCGCTGCTGTTCCCCCTGTTCATCCTGCTGCTGTTCATCCCGATCTTCCTGTCGGGGCGCAAGCAGCGCCGGCAGATGGCGGAGATGCAGCAGATGCAGTCCGAGCTGGCGGTCGGCGACATCGTCGTCACCACCTCCGGGCTGCGCGCCACGGTCGTCGACGCCTCCTACGAGGAGACCGTCGACCTGGAGATCGCCGACGACGTCGTCACCACCTGGGTGCGGGCCGCGGTCCGCGAGAAGGTCGTGGCCACCGAGGAGGCCGCCGCCGACACCGACGACGCCCCTCCGTCGTTGGTCAAGGACAACGACTCCAACGGCGCCACCCAGAGCTGA
- a CDS encoding carboxylesterase/lipase family protein, producing the protein MHLRAVACALLGALVVSACGAGPPVGETVRVEQGELRGRTDGDVLRFGDVPYAAPAQRWVAPGPPVAWDGVRDATGPGSRCPQTAAAPGVPHATAASVDEDCLTLDVTVPAGTPADAGLPVLVWLHGGGFSAGAGTDYDPRRLARAGLVVVTVNYRLGVLGFLALPGLPGSGTFGLADQQAALGWVARNAAAFGGDPAQVTLAGESAGADGVCAQLASPAAAGLFARAVLQSGGCGTANVLDVIGPGTGPAGDTWKPLPVAEQLGTGVVDALDCDRPRDRVVDCLRALPVDRLVGLPGYWSPAVGTPLLPRRPSDVLATAPPVPVLAGTTRDEGTLFTNAFLPTLDPATFRTLLARAGGDRARDVGRTYAPGDATPSRTWADVVTDRAYACPALDTYAALAGRGPVYAYEFADPTAPSPFAALAPDLADGVTHGAEVPYLFDLRPGVTLTAAQQGTAAELVTAWARFARTGDPGWPAWTGEGTVRTITAGAPVDRPAGEFAAEHHCDLWR; encoded by the coding sequence GTGCACCTGCGGGCGGTCGCGTGTGCGCTGCTCGGCGCGCTCGTGGTGTCCGCGTGCGGCGCGGGCCCGCCGGTCGGCGAGACCGTCCGCGTCGAGCAGGGCGAGCTGCGGGGCCGCACCGACGGCGACGTCCTGCGCTTCGGCGACGTCCCGTACGCGGCCCCGGCGCAGCGCTGGGTCGCCCCGGGCCCGCCGGTGGCGTGGGACGGGGTCCGCGACGCCACCGGTCCCGGGTCCCGCTGCCCGCAGACCGCCGCCGCGCCGGGCGTCCCGCACGCCACCGCGGCGAGCGTCGACGAGGACTGCCTCACCCTCGACGTCACCGTCCCCGCCGGCACGCCCGCCGACGCGGGCCTGCCGGTGCTGGTGTGGCTGCACGGCGGCGGGTTCTCCGCCGGGGCGGGCACCGACTACGACCCGCGCCGCCTGGCCCGGGCCGGGCTCGTCGTCGTCACGGTCAACTACCGGCTGGGCGTGCTCGGGTTCCTCGCCCTGCCGGGCCTTCCCGGGTCGGGCACGTTCGGCCTCGCCGACCAGCAGGCCGCCCTGGGCTGGGTCGCCCGCAACGCGGCCGCGTTCGGCGGGGACCCGGCGCAGGTGACGCTGGCCGGGGAGTCGGCGGGGGCCGACGGGGTGTGCGCGCAGCTCGCCTCCCCCGCCGCCGCCGGGCTGTTCGCGCGGGCGGTGCTGCAGAGCGGCGGGTGCGGCACGGCCAACGTCCTCGACGTGATCGGCCCGGGCACCGGACCGGCCGGGGACACCTGGAAGCCGCTGCCGGTCGCCGAGCAGCTGGGGACGGGCGTCGTCGACGCGCTCGACTGCGACCGCCCCCGCGACCGGGTCGTCGACTGCCTGCGCGCGCTGCCGGTGGACCGGCTCGTCGGGCTGCCCGGCTACTGGAGCCCGGCCGTCGGCACGCCCCTGCTCCCCCGCCGCCCGTCCGACGTGCTCGCGACGGCGCCTCCCGTGCCGGTGCTCGCCGGCACCACCCGTGACGAGGGCACGCTGTTCACGAACGCGTTCCTGCCGACGCTCGACCCGGCGACGTTCCGCACGCTGCTGGCCCGGGCCGGCGGCGACCGGGCCCGCGACGTCGGCCGCACCTACGCCCCCGGCGACGCGACGCCGTCGCGGACCTGGGCCGACGTCGTCACCGACCGCGCCTACGCCTGCCCCGCCCTCGACACCTACGCCGCGCTCGCCGGCCGCGGGCCGGTCTACGCCTACGAGTTCGCCGACCCGACCGCCCCGTCGCCGTTCGCCGCGCTCGCCCCCGACCTCGCCGACGGCGTCACCCACGGCGCCGAGGTGCCCTACCTGTTCGACCTGCGCCCGGGCGTCACGCTGACCGCGGCCCAGCAGGGCACCGCCGCCGAGCTCGTGACGGCGTGGGCCCGGTTCGCCCGCACCGGCGACCCGGGCTGGCCCGCCTGGACCGGCGAGGGCACGGTCCGCACGATCACCGCGGGGGCCCCCGTGGACCGCCCGGCCGGGGAGTTCGCCGCGGAGCACCACTGCGACCTGTGGCGCTGA
- a CDS encoding DUF4232 domain-containing protein, giving the protein MIIRRILALVPLVLLVGCGSAAPPAPAPGTASGPPAPATTTAGSTPPAGGVARCVAADLRAGLGQASGEGQRTVSIVYRNVSDRPCEARGVPGVDLRGPEDPNGPVYSVLRQEDSGTGATLEPGGSVSATLTYLTGTDGSVGTLGSTGWIPTELVTTPPGDTSQLTVPWNGDTVLRQDGATRPGTYVGPLAAS; this is encoded by the coding sequence ATGATCATCAGGCGGATCCTCGCACTCGTCCCCCTCGTGCTGCTCGTGGGCTGCGGTTCCGCCGCGCCCCCGGCACCGGCCCCGGGCACGGCCTCCGGTCCGCCCGCACCGGCCACCACGACGGCGGGCTCCACCCCGCCCGCGGGAGGGGTCGCCCGCTGCGTCGCCGCCGACCTGCGGGCCGGCCTCGGCCAGGCGAGCGGCGAGGGCCAGCGCACGGTGTCGATCGTCTACCGCAACGTCTCCGACCGGCCGTGCGAGGCGCGCGGGGTGCCGGGCGTCGACCTGCGGGGCCCCGAGGACCCCAACGGCCCCGTCTACTCCGTGCTGCGTCAGGAGGACAGCGGCACGGGCGCCACGCTGGAACCGGGGGGCTCGGTCTCCGCGACCCTCACCTACCTCACCGGCACCGACGGCTCCGTCGGCACGCTGGGCTCGACGGGCTGGATCCCCACCGAGCTCGTGACGACCCCGCCCGGCGACACCTCGCAGCTCACCGTGCCGTGGAACGGCGACACCGTGCTCCGCCAGGACGGCGCCACCCGCCCCGGCACCTACGTCGGCCCGCTCGCCGCGTCCTGA
- the secD gene encoding protein translocase subunit SecD, whose product MATTPGQIRPWRYLASFVGVIAVLYSLVFFTGDGAITPKLGIDLQGGTRVTLEARTETGAQAPRDQLLQAQSIIQQRVDGLGVGGSEVVLDGNNLTITVPGDDGEQARSLGQTAQLRIREVIGGPVAATPAPATDPAAPADPAAPAAVDPAAPADPAAPVDPAPADAPQGAGPPVVETDVAPVAQTTPLTAPTPEPTPEPAPDAPASDAPDAAVPDAPADPELAAAIDEARALRQSTDPAVQQQALATLDCAANDPLRGYDDPSLPLVACDVDGTAKYVLAPILLEGTEIAGAQAQPAQGGIGTVVSVQFTSSGAATWGAYTSANIGKNAAFVLDGEVVSAPRINSAIYGDTQIEGQFTPEEAQDLAGILRYGSLPLSFTSSEAQTVSATLGLASLQAGLIAGGVGLLLVFLYCLVYYRVLGLLTILSLILSGAVVYAVLVLLGRWIGFTLDLAGVAGFIVAIGITADSFVIFFERLKDEMREGRTFRSAVPRAWVRARRTILAADAVSFLASVVLYVLAVGQVKGFAFTLGLSTVLDLVVVFLVTHPLVALASNNKVFGSSKFSGLGSAARMGAEHKKATAAASGRRVSTTKGA is encoded by the coding sequence GTGGCCACCACCCCGGGGCAGATCCGCCCCTGGCGCTACCTCGCGTCGTTCGTCGGCGTCATCGCCGTCCTGTACTCGCTGGTGTTCTTCACCGGCGACGGCGCGATCACGCCCAAGCTGGGCATCGACCTGCAGGGCGGCACCCGCGTCACGCTGGAGGCCCGCACCGAGACCGGCGCGCAGGCCCCGCGCGACCAGCTGCTGCAGGCGCAGTCGATCATCCAGCAGCGCGTCGACGGGCTGGGTGTCGGTGGCTCCGAGGTGGTGCTCGACGGCAACAACCTGACGATCACGGTCCCCGGTGACGACGGGGAGCAGGCCCGCTCGCTGGGCCAGACCGCGCAGCTGCGGATCCGCGAGGTGATCGGCGGCCCGGTCGCCGCCACCCCGGCGCCCGCCACGGACCCGGCGGCCCCCGCCGACCCCGCCGCCCCGGCCGCGGTCGACCCCGCCGCCCCGGCCGACCCCGCCGCCCCCGTCGACCCCGCCCCGGCGGACGCGCCGCAGGGCGCGGGCCCCCCGGTCGTCGAGACCGACGTGGCCCCCGTCGCGCAGACGACCCCGCTGACGGCGCCCACCCCCGAGCCGACGCCCGAGCCGGCCCCCGACGCCCCCGCCTCCGACGCCCCCGACGCGGCGGTCCCGGACGCCCCCGCCGACCCCGAGCTGGCCGCGGCCATCGACGAGGCCAGGGCGCTGCGGCAGAGCACCGACCCCGCCGTGCAGCAGCAGGCCCTCGCCACGCTGGACTGCGCCGCGAACGACCCCCTGCGCGGCTACGACGACCCGTCGCTGCCGCTGGTGGCGTGCGACGTCGACGGCACCGCGAAGTACGTGCTCGCCCCGATCCTGCTGGAGGGCACCGAGATCGCCGGGGCCCAGGCCCAGCCCGCCCAGGGCGGGATCGGCACCGTCGTCAGCGTCCAGTTCACCTCAAGCGGGGCCGCCACCTGGGGCGCCTACACCTCGGCGAACATCGGCAAGAACGCGGCGTTCGTCCTCGACGGCGAGGTCGTGTCCGCCCCGCGGATCAACTCGGCGATCTACGGTGACACCCAGATCGAGGGCCAGTTCACCCCGGAGGAGGCCCAGGACCTCGCCGGGATCCTGCGCTACGGCTCGCTGCCGCTGTCGTTCACCTCGTCGGAGGCCCAGACGGTCTCGGCCACGCTCGGGCTCGCGTCGCTGCAGGCCGGCCTGATCGCGGGCGGCGTCGGGCTGCTGCTGGTGTTCCTCTACTGCCTCGTCTACTACCGCGTGCTCGGCCTGCTGACGATCCTGTCGCTGATCCTGTCCGGCGCGGTCGTCTACGCGGTGCTGGTGCTGCTCGGGCGCTGGATCGGGTTCACCCTCGACCTCGCGGGCGTCGCCGGGTTCATCGTGGCCATCGGCATCACGGCGGACTCGTTCGTGATCTTCTTCGAACGGCTCAAGGACGAGATGCGGGAGGGCCGGACGTTCCGCTCGGCCGTGCCGCGGGCCTGGGTGCGCGCCCGGCGCACGATCCTGGCCGCCGACGCCGTCAGCTTCCTCGCCTCGGTCGTGCTCTACGTGCTGGCCGTCGGGCAGGTGAAGGGCTTCGCGTTCACCCTCGGCCTGTCCACGGTGCTCGACCTGGTCGTCGTGTTCCTGGTGACGCACCCGCTGGTCGCGCTGGCGTCGAACAACAAGGTGTTCGGCAGCTCGAAGTTCTCCGGTCTCGGGTCCGCCGCGCGGATGGGGGCCGAGCACAAGAAGGCCACCGCCGCCGCGTCCGGACGTCGCGTCTCCACCACGAAGGGGGCCTGA
- the ruvC gene encoding crossover junction endodeoxyribonuclease RuvC: MRVLGVDPGLTRCGLGVVDGSSGRTVRAVAVDVVRTAPDLPLEQRLLAVGAEVERWIERHRPDVVAIERVFSQHNVRTVMGTAQASGVVALLAARAGLPVAFHTPSEVKAAVTGEGRAGKEQVTIMVTKVLGLAEAPRPADAADALALAICHCWRAPMLDRMARAKARSDELAKAHRARLAAAAKAAR, translated from the coding sequence GTGCGGGTGCTCGGCGTCGACCCGGGGCTGACGCGGTGCGGCCTCGGCGTGGTCGACGGCTCGTCCGGGCGCACGGTCCGGGCCGTCGCCGTCGACGTGGTGCGCACCGCCCCTGACCTGCCGCTGGAGCAGCGGCTGCTCGCCGTCGGGGCGGAGGTGGAGCGGTGGATCGAGCGGCACCGGCCCGACGTCGTCGCGATCGAGCGGGTGTTCAGCCAGCACAACGTGCGCACGGTGATGGGCACCGCGCAGGCGAGCGGGGTGGTGGCGCTGCTCGCCGCCCGGGCCGGGCTGCCGGTCGCCTTCCACACCCCCAGCGAGGTCAAGGCCGCCGTCACGGGGGAGGGCCGCGCGGGCAAGGAGCAGGTGACGATCATGGTGACCAAGGTGCTGGGGCTGGCCGAGGCGCCGCGCCCGGCCGACGCCGCCGACGCACTCGCCCTCGCGATCTGCCACTGCTGGCGGGCCCCGATGCTGGACCGCATGGCGCGGGCGAAGGCGCGGTCCGACGAGCTGGCGAAGGCGCACCGGGCCCGGCTGGCGGCGGCGGCGAAGGCGGCCCGCTGA
- a CDS encoding RelA/SpoT family protein, giving the protein MTDVQPAAPPVPTPDGPAKPSATRRVRARIARRMTPQRVAVVAPVLEPLASVHRTVHPKADLALLQRAFDVAEAKHEGQKRKSGDPYITHPLAVSTILAELGMDTTTLVAALLHDTVEDTDYSLDRLRADFGEEVTQLVDGVTKLDKVEYGNAAEAETIRKMIVAMARDPRVLVIKLSDRLHNMRTMRFLPPEKQAKKARETLEVFAPLAHRLGMATVKWELEDLSFAILHPKKYSEIVRLVATRAPSRDTYLKQVIDEVTAQLESARIAATVEGRPKHYWSIYRKMIVKGRDFDDIHDLVGVRVMVDDVRDCYAAMGMVHALWQPMPGRFKDYIAQPRFGVYQSLHTTVIGPDGKPLECQIRTAEMHRTAEYGIAAHWRYKETAQKNGAASHAGSTVEVDDMSWMRQLLDWQREAADPGDFLESLRFDLGTKEIFVFTPKGDVLTLPLGSTPVDLAYAVHTEVGNRCIGSRVNGRLVALERKLESGDVVEIFTSKAEGAGPSRDWLAFAASPRARTKIKQWFAKERREEAIESGKEAITREARRTGVPLQRLVSADSMAALSRELHFPDLSGLYAAVGEGHASARHVVQRLVALLGGIEDAEEELAERATPSTIRTRRATGDAGVVVRGDSADLADLYTKLARCCTPVPGDDILGFVTRGGGISVHRTDCTNAAELQSRSERIIDVAWSVSAGSVFLVAIQAEALDRHRLLSDITKVLADEKVNILSASVTTSRDRVAVSRFSFEMGDPKHLGHVLKVVRNVEGVYDVYRVTSAG; this is encoded by the coding sequence GTGACAGACGTCCAGCCGGCGGCGCCCCCGGTCCCCACCCCGGACGGCCCCGCCAAGCCCTCGGCCACCCGCCGTGTCCGGGCCCGGATCGCGCGCCGGATGACGCCGCAGCGCGTCGCCGTCGTCGCGCCGGTGCTGGAGCCCCTGGCCAGCGTGCACCGCACCGTGCACCCCAAGGCCGACCTCGCGCTGCTGCAGCGCGCCTTCGACGTCGCCGAGGCCAAGCACGAGGGCCAGAAGCGCAAGTCCGGCGACCCGTACATCACCCACCCGCTGGCGGTCTCCACGATCCTGGCCGAGCTGGGCATGGACACCACCACGCTGGTCGCGGCGCTGCTGCACGACACCGTCGAGGACACCGACTACTCGCTCGACCGCCTGCGCGCCGACTTCGGCGAGGAGGTCACCCAGCTCGTCGACGGCGTCACCAAGCTCGACAAGGTCGAGTACGGCAACGCGGCCGAGGCCGAGACGATCCGCAAGATGATCGTCGCGATGGCCCGCGACCCCCGCGTGCTGGTGATCAAGCTCTCCGACCGGCTGCACAACATGCGGACCATGCGGTTCCTGCCGCCGGAGAAGCAGGCGAAGAAGGCGCGCGAGACCCTGGAGGTCTTCGCCCCGCTCGCGCACCGGCTCGGGATGGCCACGGTCAAGTGGGAGCTGGAGGACCTGTCCTTCGCGATCCTGCACCCGAAGAAGTACTCCGAGATCGTGCGGCTGGTCGCCACCCGCGCCCCGTCCCGCGACACCTACCTCAAGCAGGTCATCGACGAGGTCACCGCCCAGCTCGAGTCGGCGCGGATCGCCGCCACCGTCGAGGGCAGGCCGAAGCACTACTGGTCGATCTACCGCAAGATGATCGTCAAGGGCCGCGACTTCGACGACATCCACGACCTGGTCGGCGTCCGGGTGATGGTCGACGACGTGCGCGACTGCTACGCCGCGATGGGCATGGTCCACGCGCTGTGGCAGCCGATGCCCGGGCGCTTCAAGGACTACATCGCCCAGCCCCGGTTCGGGGTGTACCAGTCGCTGCACACCACGGTGATCGGGCCGGACGGCAAGCCGCTGGAGTGCCAGATCCGCACCGCGGAGATGCACCGCACCGCCGAGTACGGCATCGCGGCGCACTGGCGCTACAAGGAGACCGCGCAGAAGAACGGCGCGGCGTCGCACGCGGGCTCGACCGTCGAGGTCGACGACATGTCGTGGATGCGCCAGCTGCTCGACTGGCAGCGGGAGGCCGCCGACCCCGGCGATTTCCTGGAGTCGCTGCGCTTCGACCTGGGCACCAAGGAGATCTTCGTCTTCACGCCCAAGGGCGACGTGCTGACGCTCCCACTGGGGTCCACGCCCGTCGACCTCGCCTACGCCGTGCACACCGAGGTCGGCAACCGCTGCATCGGCAGCAGGGTCAACGGCCGGCTGGTCGCGCTGGAGCGCAAGCTGGAGTCCGGCGACGTCGTCGAGATCTTCACCTCGAAGGCGGAGGGCGCCGGGCCCTCGCGCGACTGGCTCGCGTTCGCCGCGTCCCCGCGCGCCCGCACCAAGATCAAGCAGTGGTTCGCGAAGGAGCGCCGCGAGGAGGCGATCGAGAGCGGCAAGGAGGCCATCACGCGCGAGGCCCGCCGCACCGGCGTGCCCCTGCAGCGGCTGGTCTCCGCCGACTCGATGGCGGCGCTGTCGCGGGAGCTGCACTTCCCCGACCTGTCCGGGCTCTACGCCGCGGTCGGCGAGGGCCACGCGAGCGCCCGGCACGTCGTGCAGCGGCTCGTCGCGCTGCTGGGCGGGATCGAGGACGCGGAGGAGGAGCTGGCCGAGCGGGCCACCCCGTCGACGATCCGGACCCGGCGCGCCACCGGCGACGCCGGGGTCGTCGTCCGGGGCGACTCGGCCGACCTCGCCGACCTCTACACCAAGCTCGCCCGCTGCTGCACCCCCGTGCCCGGCGACGACATCCTCGGGTTCGTCACCCGCGGCGGCGGCATCTCGGTGCACCGCACCGACTGCACCAACGCCGCGGAGCTGCAGAGCCGCTCCGAGCGGATCATCGACGTCGCCTGGTCGGTGTCGGCGGGCTCGGTGTTCCTCGTGGCGATCCAGGCCGAGGCGCTCGACCGCCACCGGCTGCTGTCCGACATCACCAAGGTGCTGGCCGACGAGAAGGTCAACATCCTCTCCGCGTCGGTCACCACCTCGCGCGACCGCGTCGCGGTGTCGCGGTTCAGCTTCGAGATGGGCGACCCCAAGCACCTCGGGCACGTGCTCAAGGTCGTGCGCAACGTCGAGGGCGTCTACGACGTGTACCGGGTGACCTCGGCGGGCTGA
- a CDS encoding adenine phosphoribosyltransferase translates to MTVADPDLDEDGSLTHVVGLVRDVPDYPAPGILFKDLTPVFADARAFTTVATELAACVGEADVVAGIEARGFLLGAAVALVAGVGVIPVRKAGKLPRVAGSRTYDLEYGTATLELPAETVSPGARVFVVDDVLATGGTAAATVALLAVAGAEVIGFGALLELTALSGRQALAPLPVHALLHA, encoded by the coding sequence GTGACCGTCGCCGATCCCGACCTCGACGAGGACGGCTCGCTCACCCACGTCGTCGGGCTCGTCCGCGACGTGCCCGACTACCCGGCGCCGGGGATCCTGTTCAAGGACCTCACCCCGGTCTTCGCCGACGCCCGCGCGTTCACCACGGTCGCCACCGAGCTGGCGGCGTGCGTGGGGGAGGCCGACGTCGTCGCCGGGATCGAGGCGCGCGGGTTCCTGCTCGGGGCCGCGGTGGCGCTCGTCGCGGGCGTCGGGGTGATCCCGGTGCGCAAGGCGGGCAAGCTGCCGCGCGTCGCCGGGTCGCGCACCTACGACCTGGAGTACGGCACCGCCACCCTCGAGCTGCCCGCGGAGACCGTGTCGCCCGGCGCCCGCGTGTTCGTCGTCGACGACGTGCTGGCCACCGGCGGGACCGCGGCCGCCACGGTCGCCCTGCTCGCCGTCGCGGGGGCCGAGGTGATCGGGTTCGGGGCGCTGCTGGAGCTCACGGCGCTGTCCGGGCGCCAGGCGCTGGCGCCACTGCCGGTGCACGCGCTCCTGCACGCCTAG
- the ruvA gene encoding Holliday junction branch migration protein RuvA — translation MIASVRGEVLEIALDHAVVEVGGVGLAVIAAPNTLAGLRRGEQARLSTVLVVREDSLTLFGFADADQRELFGLLQSVAGIGPRLALATLAVLTPDDVVRALLDGDTKVLTRVPGIGPKVAQRMVLELKDKVVAVAAAPAVTLPTPVTGTRRDEVVEALVGLGFTAKPAETAVDAALARDADADAAALLRAALGSLGRSR, via the coding sequence GTGATCGCGTCGGTGCGGGGTGAGGTGCTGGAGATCGCGCTCGACCACGCCGTCGTCGAGGTCGGCGGGGTGGGGCTCGCGGTGATCGCGGCCCCCAACACGCTGGCCGGGCTGCGCCGGGGTGAGCAGGCGCGCCTGTCGACGGTGCTGGTGGTGCGCGAGGACTCGCTCACGCTGTTCGGGTTCGCCGACGCCGACCAGCGCGAGCTGTTCGGGCTGCTGCAGTCCGTCGCCGGCATCGGGCCGCGGCTCGCGCTGGCCACGCTCGCCGTCCTGACCCCCGACGACGTCGTCCGTGCGCTGCTCGACGGCGACACCAAGGTGCTCACGCGGGTCCCCGGCATCGGCCCGAAGGTCGCCCAGCGGATGGTGCTGGAGCTCAAGGACAAGGTCGTGGCCGTCGCGGCGGCGCCCGCGGTGACGCTCCCGACGCCCGTCACCGGCACCCGGCGCGACGAGGTCGTGGAGGCGCTGGTCGGGCTCGGGTTCACCGCGAAGCCCGCCGAGACCGCGGTCGACGCCGCTCTGGCCCGCGACGCCGACGCCGACGCCGCAGCCCTGCTGCGCGCCGCGCTCGGCAGCCTGGGCCGGTCCCGGTGA